The Panicum hallii strain FIL2 chromosome 9, PHallii_v3.1, whole genome shotgun sequence genome has a window encoding:
- the LOC112878004 gene encoding uncharacterized protein LOC112878004 isoform X1, whose product MTGQKEEMMEQAGGAVATGGQGPTEKNNDANNGEPEAAVSAACAPKAAAVPAALPRHRRSKSASSDRNAEACKHGPAHGAAEQRCGQAQGAATPGSSKNPPDARRSCATAAGLSVHQGPRDHRPNASPNHRVSLENDQVRQLQLHLHQERSIRVMLDRAIGRASSTLSPGHRHFPAQTKELIAEIELLEEEIANREQHVLTLYRSIFDQCMSGPSSGQSSGISSPAHTKNITTRARRQPSIISSAFCSSKKLPIQPFQIMESLSESGRTKNMVKAKIKHQSFSSETLDIHPTAFPPDPKKLPYSGSSSLARTLKDHLYQCPSKISEEMVRCMASIYYLLRTEAPEKPEKARSPFLSRSSTNVILPRRVNGEENSSSNNKCTVEIASISVDKNQMPDVSYAITHYRLLVEQLERVDLSMSENSIKLAFWINVYNSLIMHAYLAYGVPNSSLKRMALFHKAAYNIGGHAVTANSIEHALLCFRSPRLGRWFESILSTAMRKKCADEKQLVQLKFGLLDCQPLALFALCTGASSDPMLRVYTAKNVMEELERAKREFLQATVVVRKSKKKVFLPRLVERYAREASLCPDDVLPWAQREGGAAADGRAPQDDAVQRGAGGRRKAAQAVEWLPYAARFRYAFARSMVDKPHC is encoded by the exons ATGACAGGCCAGAAGGAAGAAATGATGGAGCAGGCGGGAGGGGCTGTGGCGACCGGAGGGCAAGGACCGACCGAGAAAAACAACGACGCCAACAACGGCGAACCGGAGGCTGCGGtctcggcggcgtgcgcgccCAAGGCCGCCGCTGTGCCCGCTGCCTTGCCGCGACACCGGCGGTCTAAGAG TGCGTCTTCTGACAGGAACGCGGAGGCGTGCAAGCATGGGCCGGCGCATGGCGCCGCGGAGCAACGCTGCGGCCAAGCACAGGGCGCCGCCACTCCCGGCTCGTCCAAG AACCCGCCGGATGCGAGGAGGTcttgcgccaccgccgccggactATCGGTTCACCAGGGGCCGCGAGATCATAGGCCCAACGCGTCGCCGAACCACCGCGTGTCGCTGGAGAATGAT CAGGTTAGGCAGCTGCAGCTGCATTTGCATCAGGAGAGGTCCATCAGGGTCATGCTTGATCGGGCGATTGGCCGTGCATCCAGCACTCTATCTCCTGGCCATAGGCATTTCCCAGCGCAG ACAAAGGAACTGATAGCTGAGATTGAATTGCTTGAGGAGGAAATCGCCAACCGCGAGCAGCACGTTCTTACTCTCTACAGAAGCATCTTTGATCAGTGCATGTCTGGGCCATCATCAGGGCAGAGCTCTGGTATTTCGTCCCCCGCACACACCAAGAATATCACTACTAGAGCTAGAAGGCAGCCAAGCATAATATCAAGTGCATTCTGCTCATCCAAGAAGCTCCCAATTCAGCCTTTCCAAATCATGGAGTCGCTATCCGAGTCGGGAAGAACCAAGAATATGGTCAAGGCCAAGATCAAGCATCAATCTTTCTCAAGTGAAACGTTGGATATCCATCCTACAGCATTCCCACCAGATCCAAAAAAG cTACCTTATTCTGGGAGTAGTTCTCTGGCCCGCACTCTGAAAGATCACCTTTATCAATGCCCAAGCAAAATATCAGAAGAAATGGTTAGATGCATGGCCTCCATATACTATCTTCTGCGCACTGAGGCACCAGAAAAGCCTGAAAAGGCTCGTTCACCATTCTTGTCAAGATCATCGACAAATGTCATACTTCCTCGGAGGGTGAACGGGGAGGAAAATAGTTCATCAAACAACAAATGTACTGTGGAAATAGCTTCCATATCAGTTGACAAGAACCAGATGCCAGATGTTTCTTATGCGATTACTCACTACAG GTTGCTTGTGGAGCAGCTTGAAAGGGTTGATCTGAGCATGTCAGAAAACAGTATTAAATTGGCCTTCTGGATTAATGTGTACAATTCTCTTATCATGCAT GCATATCTGGCATACGGAGTTCCAAACAGCTCGCTGAAAAGAATGGCACTGTTTCACAAG GCTGCCTACAACATTGGAGGACATGCCGTTACTGCCAATTCCATCGAACACGCCTTGCTGTGCTTCAGATCTCCTCGGCTTGGTCGT TGGTTCGAGTCCATCCTCTCGACGGCGATGCGTAAGAAATGCGCGGACGAGAAGCAGCTGGTCCAGCTCAAGTTCGGCCTCCTGGACTGCCAGCCTCTGGCCCTTTTCGCCCTGTGCACCGGCGCTTCGTCTGACCCCATG CTGCGGGTGTACACGGCGAAGAACGTGATGGAGGAGCTGGAGCGCGCCAAGCGGGAGTTCCTGCAGGCGACGGTGGTGGTGCGCAAGTccaagaagaaggtgttcctgcCGCGCCTCGTCGAGCGGTACGCCCGGGAGGCGTCCCTGTGCCCCGACGACGTCCTCCCGTGGGCGCAGCGCGaggggggcgccgccgccgacggccgGGCGCCGCAGGACGACGCCGTCCAGCGGGGCGCGGGAGGCCGGCGCAAGGCCGCGCAGGCCGTCGAGTGGCTCCCGTACGCCGCCAGGTTCCGGTACGCCTTCGCCAGGAGCATGGTCGACAAGCCACACTGCTAG
- the LOC112878004 gene encoding uncharacterized protein LOC112878004 isoform X2 gives MTGQKEEMMEQAGGAVATGGQGPTEKNNDANNGEPEAAVSAACAPKAAAVPAALPRHRRSKSASSDRNAEACKHGPAHGAAEQRCGQAQGAATPGSSKNPPDARRSCATAAGLSVHQGPRDHRPNASPNHRVSLENDVRQLQLHLHQERSIRVMLDRAIGRASSTLSPGHRHFPAQTKELIAEIELLEEEIANREQHVLTLYRSIFDQCMSGPSSGQSSGISSPAHTKNITTRARRQPSIISSAFCSSKKLPIQPFQIMESLSESGRTKNMVKAKIKHQSFSSETLDIHPTAFPPDPKKLPYSGSSSLARTLKDHLYQCPSKISEEMVRCMASIYYLLRTEAPEKPEKARSPFLSRSSTNVILPRRVNGEENSSSNNKCTVEIASISVDKNQMPDVSYAITHYRLLVEQLERVDLSMSENSIKLAFWINVYNSLIMHAYLAYGVPNSSLKRMALFHKAAYNIGGHAVTANSIEHALLCFRSPRLGRWFESILSTAMRKKCADEKQLVQLKFGLLDCQPLALFALCTGASSDPMLRVYTAKNVMEELERAKREFLQATVVVRKSKKKVFLPRLVERYAREASLCPDDVLPWAQREGGAAADGRAPQDDAVQRGAGGRRKAAQAVEWLPYAARFRYAFARSMVDKPHC, from the exons ATGACAGGCCAGAAGGAAGAAATGATGGAGCAGGCGGGAGGGGCTGTGGCGACCGGAGGGCAAGGACCGACCGAGAAAAACAACGACGCCAACAACGGCGAACCGGAGGCTGCGGtctcggcggcgtgcgcgccCAAGGCCGCCGCTGTGCCCGCTGCCTTGCCGCGACACCGGCGGTCTAAGAG TGCGTCTTCTGACAGGAACGCGGAGGCGTGCAAGCATGGGCCGGCGCATGGCGCCGCGGAGCAACGCTGCGGCCAAGCACAGGGCGCCGCCACTCCCGGCTCGTCCAAG AACCCGCCGGATGCGAGGAGGTcttgcgccaccgccgccggactATCGGTTCACCAGGGGCCGCGAGATCATAGGCCCAACGCGTCGCCGAACCACCGCGTGTCGCTGGAGAATGAT GTTAGGCAGCTGCAGCTGCATTTGCATCAGGAGAGGTCCATCAGGGTCATGCTTGATCGGGCGATTGGCCGTGCATCCAGCACTCTATCTCCTGGCCATAGGCATTTCCCAGCGCAG ACAAAGGAACTGATAGCTGAGATTGAATTGCTTGAGGAGGAAATCGCCAACCGCGAGCAGCACGTTCTTACTCTCTACAGAAGCATCTTTGATCAGTGCATGTCTGGGCCATCATCAGGGCAGAGCTCTGGTATTTCGTCCCCCGCACACACCAAGAATATCACTACTAGAGCTAGAAGGCAGCCAAGCATAATATCAAGTGCATTCTGCTCATCCAAGAAGCTCCCAATTCAGCCTTTCCAAATCATGGAGTCGCTATCCGAGTCGGGAAGAACCAAGAATATGGTCAAGGCCAAGATCAAGCATCAATCTTTCTCAAGTGAAACGTTGGATATCCATCCTACAGCATTCCCACCAGATCCAAAAAAG cTACCTTATTCTGGGAGTAGTTCTCTGGCCCGCACTCTGAAAGATCACCTTTATCAATGCCCAAGCAAAATATCAGAAGAAATGGTTAGATGCATGGCCTCCATATACTATCTTCTGCGCACTGAGGCACCAGAAAAGCCTGAAAAGGCTCGTTCACCATTCTTGTCAAGATCATCGACAAATGTCATACTTCCTCGGAGGGTGAACGGGGAGGAAAATAGTTCATCAAACAACAAATGTACTGTGGAAATAGCTTCCATATCAGTTGACAAGAACCAGATGCCAGATGTTTCTTATGCGATTACTCACTACAG GTTGCTTGTGGAGCAGCTTGAAAGGGTTGATCTGAGCATGTCAGAAAACAGTATTAAATTGGCCTTCTGGATTAATGTGTACAATTCTCTTATCATGCAT GCATATCTGGCATACGGAGTTCCAAACAGCTCGCTGAAAAGAATGGCACTGTTTCACAAG GCTGCCTACAACATTGGAGGACATGCCGTTACTGCCAATTCCATCGAACACGCCTTGCTGTGCTTCAGATCTCCTCGGCTTGGTCGT TGGTTCGAGTCCATCCTCTCGACGGCGATGCGTAAGAAATGCGCGGACGAGAAGCAGCTGGTCCAGCTCAAGTTCGGCCTCCTGGACTGCCAGCCTCTGGCCCTTTTCGCCCTGTGCACCGGCGCTTCGTCTGACCCCATG CTGCGGGTGTACACGGCGAAGAACGTGATGGAGGAGCTGGAGCGCGCCAAGCGGGAGTTCCTGCAGGCGACGGTGGTGGTGCGCAAGTccaagaagaaggtgttcctgcCGCGCCTCGTCGAGCGGTACGCCCGGGAGGCGTCCCTGTGCCCCGACGACGTCCTCCCGTGGGCGCAGCGCGaggggggcgccgccgccgacggccgGGCGCCGCAGGACGACGCCGTCCAGCGGGGCGCGGGAGGCCGGCGCAAGGCCGCGCAGGCCGTCGAGTGGCTCCCGTACGCCGCCAGGTTCCGGTACGCCTTCGCCAGGAGCATGGTCGACAAGCCACACTGCTAG